A window of Dissulfurirhabdus thermomarina contains these coding sequences:
- the fliW gene encoding flagellar assembly protein FliW, translating into MEIATTRFGRIEIKEEKMIRMTQGILGFPDERRYVLLPHREGSSFFWLQSVDRPELAFVVISPFLFAPDYSFDIPDAVERELEIERREQVDVLVLVTIPAGNPRAMTANLLGPLVINVERRLGRQLVLDPNRYPLQHPLIPDAAPSPGEPAAAGEGHKAAGAG; encoded by the coding sequence ATGGAAATCGCAACCACCCGTTTTGGACGCATCGAGATCAAGGAAGAGAAGATGATCCGCATGACCCAGGGGATCCTGGGCTTTCCGGACGAGCGGCGCTACGTCCTGCTGCCGCACCGGGAGGGGTCGTCCTTCTTCTGGCTCCAGAGCGTGGACCGGCCGGAGCTGGCCTTCGTGGTGATCAGCCCGTTCCTCTTTGCCCCCGACTACAGCTTCGATATCCCCGACGCGGTGGAACGGGAGCTCGAGATCGAGCGGCGGGAGCAGGTGGATGTCCTGGTGCTGGTGACCATCCCGGCGGGGAACCCTCGGGCCATGACGGCGAACCTCCTGGGGCCCCTGGTGATCAACGTGGAGCGGCGCCTGGGGCGGCAGCTGGTGCTCGATCCCAACCGCTATCCCCTCCAGCACCCCCTCATCCCGGACGCGGCCCCGTCACCCGGGGAACCGGCGGCCGCCGGCGAAGGGCACAAGGCCGCCGGCGCCGGCTAG
- a CDS encoding integration host factor subunit alpha, with translation MTLTKAELVNRIYGKNLLSKAEAVRAVEATLELIKSTLENGEDVLISGFGKFVVKDKKARRGRNPQTGEDLILAPRRVVTFRPSGVLRKKINGRG, from the coding sequence ATGACCCTCACAAAAGCCGAACTGGTCAACCGCATCTACGGGAAGAACCTCCTCAGCAAGGCGGAGGCCGTCCGTGCCGTGGAGGCGACCCTCGAGCTCATCAAGAGCACCCTCGAAAACGGTGAAGACGTCTTGATCAGCGGCTTCGGGAAGTTCGTGGTCAAGGACAAGAAGGCCCGCCGGGGCCGCAACCCCCAGACCGGCGAGGACCTCATCCTCGCCCCCCGCCGGGTGGTGACCTTCCGCCCCTCCGGCGTCCTCCGGAAGAAGATCAACGGCCGGGGCTGA
- the aroD gene encoding type I 3-dehydroquinate dehydratase, whose amino-acid sequence MICVALAERSVRDLLEAADRAAAGGADLVEVRLDALGAPGPADVETLLGAAPLPLVFTNRHPGEGGAFRGPEEARVAPLIAAARSGAAYVDIELRTEAGLRRRLREAATSGGARLIVSHHDFAATPPPETLRDILARQHAAGADVAKLVTTARSPEEARRLLFLYPEAETRDLPLVAFAMGPFGRTTRLACLALGAPFTYATLEAGRETAPGQVPLAELRDILDRLQAPQNTRR is encoded by the coding sequence ATGATCTGCGTGGCCCTGGCGGAGCGGTCCGTCCGCGACCTCCTGGAGGCCGCGGACCGGGCGGCGGCCGGAGGCGCCGACCTGGTCGAGGTCCGCCTGGACGCCCTCGGGGCCCCCGGCCCGGCCGACGTGGAGACCCTCCTCGGAGCCGCCCCCCTGCCCCTGGTCTTCACCAACCGCCACCCCGGCGAGGGCGGCGCATTCCGCGGCCCCGAAGAGGCCCGCGTGGCCCCGCTCATCGCCGCGGCCCGGTCCGGGGCCGCCTACGTGGACATCGAGCTGCGGACCGAGGCCGGACTCCGCCGGCGGCTCCGCGAGGCCGCCACGTCCGGCGGCGCCCGCCTCATCGTCTCGCACCACGACTTCGCCGCCACGCCCCCGCCGGAGACCCTCCGCGACATCCTGGCCCGGCAGCACGCCGCCGGCGCCGACGTGGCCAAGCTGGTCACCACCGCCCGCTCCCCGGAGGAGGCCCGGCGCCTCCTCTTCCTCTACCCGGAGGCCGAGACCCGGGACCTGCCGCTCGTCGCCTTCGCCATGGGGCCGTTCGGGCGGACAACCCGCCTCGCCTGCCTCGCCCTGGGCGCCCCCTTCACCTACGCCACCCTCGAGGCGGGCCGGGAGACCGCCCCCGGCCAGGTCCCCCTGGCGGAGCTCCGGGACATCCTGGACCGGCTCCAGGCCCCGCAAAACACGCGCCGGTAG
- a CDS encoding rhodanese-like domain-containing protein: MTTAAAVALVAALTVGWDLGWWAAGVRPLSPRQVERLEGAWLVDVRTPGEFAWRHVPGAENLPGGRGLTAAAAAHPKDRPVVVICFSGHRSPFAALRLRRAGFQRVYNLTGGMAGYLAWKALSR, from the coding sequence CGGTGGGCTGGGACCTCGGCTGGTGGGCGGCCGGCGTCCGTCCCCTCTCCCCCCGCCAAGTGGAACGCCTGGAGGGCGCCTGGCTCGTAGACGTTCGGACGCCGGGGGAGTTCGCCTGGCGCCACGTCCCCGGGGCGGAGAACCTTCCCGGCGGCCGCGGCCTCACGGCGGCGGCCGCCGCCCACCCCAAGGACCGGCCCGTGGTGGTGATCTGCTTCTCGGGACACCGCTCGCCCTTCGCCGCCCTTCGGCTTCGAAGGGCGGGTTTCCAGCGGGTCTACAACCTCACGGGCGGCATGGCCGGGTACCTGGCATGGAAGGCCCTCAGCAGGTGA
- a CDS encoding MTH938/NDUFAF3 family protein, protein MDEVRVGNYRFGEVEVDGRPFRRDLKIVRGRVREGWWRDRGHAVGEADLVDVIEARPAVLVLGTGASGLMRPDPSLEEALAAREIRLEALPSARAVERFNELCREMGAERVALAIHLTC, encoded by the coding sequence ATGGACGAAGTACGCGTGGGCAATTACCGGTTCGGCGAGGTGGAGGTCGACGGGCGTCCCTTCCGGCGGGACCTCAAGATCGTCCGGGGACGGGTCCGCGAGGGCTGGTGGCGGGACCGGGGGCACGCCGTGGGGGAGGCGGACCTGGTCGACGTCATCGAGGCCCGGCCGGCGGTCCTGGTCCTCGGGACGGGCGCCTCGGGGCTCATGCGCCCGGACCCCAGCCTGGAAGAGGCCCTGGCGGCCCGGGAGATCCGCCTCGAGGCCCTGCCCTCTGCCAGGGCCGTGGAACGGTTCAACGAGCTCTGCCGCGAGATGGGGGCGGAGCGGGTGGCTCTCGCCATCCACCTCACCTGCTGA